Proteins from a genomic interval of Bombus affinis isolate iyBomAffi1 chromosome 16, iyBomAffi1.2, whole genome shotgun sequence:
- the LOC126925889 gene encoding probable histone-lysine N-methyltransferase CG1716 isoform X4 encodes MARRRKNEMKSSVKTSLKYVPVRKSSRQIAKKQLEEKKINGDVLQISYSNNSEDSKSTTEYQTQVLPKKNQNSLRKHNKHKNISNSNVLAINEECSYSTTSQYKKDASESDSQDGIDIIVDQSNKLSPEDVQQVVVGNPNKEIVTESDSAEIEIWPEDVIEETVICEEMEVKEELKGSGCSLKQNDNVIVKEVLVVNTPSLETKNFVEYTVIQNENGMESMLIESDSRNTPNNECYCNTQNDVCNLHKTGNSMPALCIDVPMTSNDRNNKSTNLEKSYTHSKDISNDQGDPYANKDAYTKRLQETLSKDDVFCKIDNKLADMQISEPSKEIQKLVNDLSNTENIMSPLQIAGNTEKVIPMSVDEESSSSILDKMEQLHQSNNSAILVDIVEKSITELNNDSCNDKMDCTNQHLLKSKVLSDKKNGNQRKTVHLQQVNEELYGDSEMDSKIDGEDTKLSSSSDNSNDTLLSMSNCKLTEFDTKCNNNSNDIDKKVEFRSRSGSTDTTGSESGSNSSGVRRSSRIRSIGLMKQRSRGRGLVMKPNVDISKTSVQQEREKVANNVVSIAQEMKMDNISESQLDKETNISKTVNTFESLTLLATTCNTTGYDSDSSKPVKVKSRWRRSSELEMGGSNTGTVSTSAIGSVFGTIIANISESGSCSTVKTTSGSLIDINSSDSPSGSATITNFQSNTETEQTKEVSTSVNNNNIVQIPKTVGARILLPMVPEIKDREMEERLSQFEYLRENLYLTERYTNKETKRMVCDCFLTEEEIERGELGCGEDCLNRLLMIECGPRCVVGDRCTNKRFQNCEYAKCEVFRTEKKGFGLRAMVDLLAGEFIMEYVGEVVDPKDFRRRAKEYSKDKNKHYYFMALKSDQIIDATLKGNVSRFINHSCDPNSETQKWTVNGELRIGFFNKKFIAAGEEITFDYHFQRYGKEAQKCFCEAPNCRGWIGETPEEEKEKIEKKEKREKDMKKKKGEKKQTDYMEDEDLEEEIDKLCSGGLKNRAHTLTLSRLMVRSRELEHRTRLLRLIQSGEQPCRRLFLDYHGLRLIWSYVMDISTNDSDEAQQFRLEVLKTLNTLPIPNKTMLMDSKIYNVVEKWSRRLYFSLSGDSPEDDQGKSKSNSDELSVNYDSNEKRNSYPLTDTEKQENNIEITDIKSDNTDQNLIPELALSLLAEWSNLKEVFRIPKKERIEQMKEHEREADRGYREELEKDEKRGTSYDRHRSDRYGRNEVEKRGDRRRGRESPESEHTRTKDKRIEERSSLVPIPRMTKYERRQLFALKVAKEEEERQRRQQQESWQDHETRCLALGIDPHTTAMVDPQTGYPVFYNPSIGQWQQYPTQDGEINQQCTSVYVAGPQAVSSHTQSGMVPQSSHVLAPSISSEISPGMSSNIPSGVPPVVYTLSQTPVYNQSTTAYSLLSHCHQQYPEGQLPLSNNLVSSGTSVPLQTESLYEHIEKQSDQQFSATFRQSQLEAPPIDLPPKWKSATDSRGRTYYYHVKERISQWLPPPPDHIGVQPDSSSTSESSEESSSSNEEDEEIDEDNNEESRNEELSLNNTLIEKSLNGSKHNAPKKSAVHNISGCSGLLPEGKKRREGLVQERIISPRREEDRMDHKTHKGIKEKLRRQKERAKFKEHVEKIRRHRRSNKSKSHSRHSLNKLQLPSSDLSTMSERKIKDTFRINMANVMVHFLNPYRKNDCKQGRITNTEDFKHLARKLTHFVLAKELKHCKSVDELQCNENVKHKAKDFVRKYMSKFGAVYQKSTDED; translated from the exons ATGGCACGTAGAcgtaaaaatgaaatgaaatcatcCGTAAAAACATCACTTAAATATGTACCTGTTCGAAAATCTAGTAGACAAATAGCCAAAAAGCaattagaagaaaaaaagattaATGGAGATGTTTTACAAATATCTTACTCAAACAACTCAGAAGATAGTAAAAGTACCACAGAATACCAAACCCAAGTACTTCCAAAAAAGAATCAAAATTCTTTAAGGAAGCATAACAAGCATAAGAACATTTCTAATAGTAATGTACTTGCAATTAATGAAGAGTGTTCATATTCCACAACATCCCAGTATAAAAAAGATGCTAGTGAAAGTGATAGTCAAGATGGAATAGACATTATAGTTGATCAATCTAATAAACTTAGTCCTGAAGATGTTCAACAAGTAGTTGTTGGTAATCCGAATAAAGAAATTGTAACTGAATCCGATTCTGCTGAAATCGAAATATGGCCAGAAGATGTAATAGAAGAAACTGTAATATGCGAAGAGATGGAAGTTAAAGAAGAACTTAAGGGTAGTGGTTGCAGCTTAAAACAAAATGACAACGTAATTGTAAAAGAAGTATTAGTTGTAAACACTCCCTCTTTAGAAACAAAAAATTTTGTAGAATACACTGTGATACAAAATGAAAATGGCATGGAATCCATGTTAATAGAATCTGATTCAAGAAATACACCTAATAATGAATGTTATTGCAATACGCAAAATGACGTGTGTAATTTACATAAAACGGGGAATTCCATGCCAGCCTTATGTATAGATGTGCCAATGACTTCTAATGATAGAAATAACAAATCAACTAATTTAGAAAAATCATATACTCATAGTAAGGATATAAGTAATGATCAAGGAGACCCATATGCAAATAAAGATGCATATACAAAAAGGTTGCAAGAAACTTTATCTAAAGATGATGTGTTCTGTAAGATAGATAACAAATTAGCAGATATGCAAATTAGTGAACCTTCaaaagaaatacaaaaattagTTAATGATTTATCCAATACAGAAAACATAATGTCTCCATTACAAATTGCTGGAAACACAGAGAAGGTGATACCAATGAGTGTTGATGAAGAAAGCAGTTCCTCAATACTAGATAAAATGGAACAACTGCATCAATCAAATAACTCTGCTATATTGGTTGATATTGTAGAGAAAAGTATTACAGAGTTAAATAATGATTCTTGCAATGATAAGATGGACTGTACAAATCAGCATTTACTAAAATCAAAAGTATTATCAGATAAAAAAAATGGAAATCAACGTAAAACAGTACATTTGCAACAGGTTAATGAGGAATTGTATGGTGATAGTGAAATGGATAGCAAAATTGATGGGGAAGATACAAAACTATCTAGTAGCAGTGATAATAGTAATGATACACTATTATCTATGAGTAACTGTAAATTAACAGAATTTGAtacaaaatgtaataataattcaaATGATATCGATAAAAAGGTTGAGTTTAGAAGCAGAAGTGGTAGCACTGACACAACAGGTTCAGAAAGTGGATCAAATAGTTCTGGTGTAAGGAGGAGTAGTAGAATTAGGTCAATTGGTTTAATGAAACAAAG ATCACGAGGACGTGGTTTAGTTATGAAACCTAATGTAGATATTTCAAAAACTAGTGTTCAACAGGAACGAGAAAAAGTAGCTAATAATGTTGTTTCAATTGCTCAAGAAATGAAAATGGATAATATATCTGAATCACAATTAGATAAAGAAACTAATATCAGTAAGACAGTAAATACATTTGAGTCTCTTACATTGCTAGCAACAACTTGTAATACTACAGGCTACGATTCAGATTCCTCTAAACCTGTTAAAGTAAAATCTCGTTGGCGAAGATCAAGTGAACTCGAAATGGGTGGATCAAATACAGGGACTGTATCTACATCAGCAATTGGATCTGTATTTGGAACTATAATTGCAAATATATCTGAATCCGGATCATGTTCAACTGTTAAAACCACAAGTGGATCTTTAATAGATATTAATTCTTCAGATTCTCCATCTGGATCAGCAACAATTACAAATTTTCAATCTAATACAGAGACAGAACAAACAAAAGAGGTATCGACATCagttaacaataataatattgtGCAAATTCCAAAAACTGTAGGTGCAAGAATTTTATTACCTATGGTTCCTGAAATAAAAGACAGAGAAATGGAAGAAAGGCTAAGTCAGTTTGAATATTTGcgtgaaaatttatatttgacagaaag ATACACAAATAAGGAGACGAAGAGAATGGTATGTGATTGCTTTTTAAcagaagaagaaattgaaagaggaGAACTAGGTTGTGGAGAAGACTGTCTAAATAGACTTCTTATGATAGAGtg CGGCCCTCGATGTGTAGTAGGTGATCGTTGCACAAATAAAAGATTTCAAAACTGTGAATATGCAAAATGTGAAGTATTTAGAACAGAAAAAAAGGGGTTCGGATTACGAGCTATGGTTGACTTGTTAGC AGGAGAATTTATAATGGAATATGTAGGTGAAGTAGTTGATCCAAAAGATTTTCGACGTAGAGCAAAAGAATAttcaaaagataaaaataaacattATTATTTTATGGCATTAAAATCAGATCAAATCATAGATGCAACTCTGAAAGGAAATGTTTCTCGATTCATAAATCACAGTTGCGATCCAAATTCTGAAACTCAAAAA TGGACAGTGAATGGTGAATTGAGAATTggcttttttaataaaaaatttatagcTGCTGGTGAAGAAATTACATTTGACTATCATTTTCAACGTTATGG CAAAGAGGCACAAAAATGTTTTTGTGAAGCACCCAATTGTCGCGGTTGGATCGGTGAAACGCctgaggaagaaaaagaaaagattgaaaagaaagaaaaacgtgaGAAAGatatgaagaaaaagaaaggtgaAAAGAAACAAACTGATTATATGGAAGATGAAGAT ttGGAGGAAGAAATAGATAAACTATGCTCAGGTGGTTTGAAAAATAGAGCCCATACATTGACATTAAGTAGATTAATGGTACGTAGCAGAGAATTAGAACACAGAACACGGCTTTTACGTCTCATACAAAGCGGAGAACAGCCATGTCGAAGATTATTTTTGGATTATCATGGTTTACGTTTGATTTGGAGTTACGTTATGGATATTTCTACTAATGATTCTGATGAAGCACAACAGTTTCGACTAGAAGTTTTGAAAACCCTAAATACACTTCCGATCCCCAATAAAACAATGTTAATGgatagtaaaatttataatgtgGTAGAAAAATGGTCAAGACGATTGTATTTTTCTTTGAGTGGAGATTCTCCTGAAGATGATCAAGGAAAATCAAAATCAAATAGTGATGAATTATCAGTTAATTATGACAGTAATGAAAAAAGAAACTCTTATCCATTGACTGATACAGAAAAACaagaaaataatattgaaattacTGACATAAAATCTGATAACACAGATCAAAATCTTATTCCTGAATTAGCTTTGAGTCTTTTAGCTGAGTGGTCAAATTTAAAAGAAGTTTTTCGTATACCGAAAAAGGAAAGAATTGAACAAATGAAAGAACATGAGAGAGAAGCAGATCGCGGATACAGAGAAGAATtagaaaaagatgaaaaaagaGGAACGTCGTATGACAGGCATAGATCTGATAGATATGGGAGAAACGAAGTAGAGAAACGTGGGGATAGAAGACGAGGACGAGAATCTCCAGAATCTGAACATACTCGAACAAAAGATAAGAGAATAGAAGAAAGAAGTAGCTTAGTTCCAATTCCGCGAATGACGAAATACGAGCGCAGACAATTATTTGCTTTAAAAGTAGctaaagaggaagaagaacgaCAGCGTCGTCAACAGCAAGAATCGTGGCAAGATCATGAAACTAGATGTTTGGCATTAGGTATAGATCCTCATACCACGGCTATGGTAGACCCACAAACAGGATATCCTGTTTTTTACAATCCATCAATTGGACAATGGCAACAATATCCTACACAAG atgGAGAAATAAATCAGCAATGTACTTCAGTGTATGTAGCTGGACCACAGGCAGTATCTAGCCATACTCAATCCGGAATGGTACCGCAAAGTTCACATGTCCTAGCACCATCAATTTCTTCTGAAATATCACCTGGCATGTCGAGTAACATACCTTCAGGTGTACCTCCAGTGGTGTACACGTTAAGTCAAACGCCTGTATATAATCAAAGCACAACAGCTTATTCTTTACTGTCTCATTGTCATCAACAATACCCCGAAGGCCAATTGCCACTCTCGAATAATTTAGTTTCCAGCGGAACATCGGTTCCGCTCCAAACCGAATCTCTTTACGAACATATTGAAAAGCAATCAGACCAACAATTTTCTGCTACATTCAGACAATCGCAGCTTGAAGCACCTCCTATAGATTTACCACCCAAATGGAAGAGTGCAACTGATAGTAGAGGCAGAACATATTATTATCACGTAAAAGAACGAATATCGCAGTGGTTGCCTCCTCCGCCAGATCATATTGGAGTTCAACCAGATTCGTCATCGACTTCAGAATCTAGTGAAGAATCTAGTTCATCCaacgaagaagatgaagaaattGACGAAGACAATAACGAAGAATCGAGAAACGAAGAGTTAAGCTTAAATAACACTTTGATAGAAAAATCGTTAAATGGTTCTAAGCATAATGCACCTAAAAAAAGTGCGGTTCATAATATAAGCGGATGTTCAGGTCTTCTTCCGGAAGgcaagaaaagaagagaaggtTTAGTTCAAGAAAGAATTATTAGC cCACGTCGAGAAGAAGACCGTATGGATCACAAAACGCACAAAGGGATAAAGGAGAAATTACGACGTCAAAAAGAAAGAGCCAAGTTTAAAGAACACGTTGAAAAAATACGAAGACATCGCCGTAGTAACAAATCTAAATCGCATTCACGACAcagtttaaataaattacaactACCGTCGTCTGATTTATCCACAATGTCAGAGAGAAAGATTAAAGATACTTTTAGGATAAATATGGCGAATGTCATGGTACATTTTTTGAATCCGTATAGGAAAAACGATTGTAAACAAGGTAGAATAACAAATACGGAAGATTTTAAACATCTCGCTAGAAAG CTTACACATTTTGTACTTGCAAAAGAATTAAAACACTGTAAAAGTGTCGATGAATTACAATGTAATGAAAATGTTAAACACAAAGCTAAAGATTTTGTACGTAAGTATATGAGTAAATTTGGCGCAGTTTATCAGAAAAGCACTGATGAAGATTAG
- the LOC126925889 gene encoding probable histone-lysine N-methyltransferase CG1716 isoform X2: protein MQSTSESMIRRIHGIKMARRRKNEMKSSVKTSLKYVPVRKSSRQIAKKQLEEKKINGDVLQISYSNNSEDSKSTTEYQTQVLPKKNQNSLRKHNKHKNISNSNVLAINEECSYSTTSQYKKDASESDSQDGIDIIVDQSNKLSPEDVQQVVVGNPNKEIVTESDSAEIEIWPEDVIEETVICEEMEVKEELKGSGCSLKQNDNVIVKEVLVVNTPSLETKNFVEYTVIQNENGMESMLIESDSRNTPNNECYCNTQNDVCNLHKTGNSMPALCIDVPMTSNDRNNKSTNLEKSYTHSKDISNDQGDPYANKDAYTKRLQETLSKDDVFCKIDNKLADMQISEPSKEIQKLVNDLSNTENIMSPLQIAGNTEKVIPMSVDEESSSSILDKMEQLHQSNNSAILVDIVEKSITELNNDSCNDKMDCTNQHLLKSKVLSDKKNGNQRKTVHLQQVNEELYGDSEMDSKIDGEDTKLSSSSDNSNDTLLSMSNCKLTEFDTKCNNNSNDIDKKVEFRSRSGSTDTTGSESGSNSSGVRRSSRIRSIGLMKQRSRGRGLVMKPNVDISKTSVQQEREKVANNVVSIAQEMKMDNISESQLDKETNISKTVNTFESLTLLATTCNTTGYDSDSSKPVKVKSRWRRSSELEMGGSNTGTVSTSAIGSVFGTIIANISESGSCSTVKTTSGSLIDINSSDSPSGSATITNFQSNTETEQTKEVSTSVNNNNIVQIPKTVGARILLPMVPEIKDREMEERLSQFEYLRENLYLTERYTNKETKRMVCDCFLTEEEIERGELGCGEDCLNRLLMIECGPRCVVGDRCTNKRFQNCEYAKCEVFRTEKKGFGLRAMVDLLAGEFIMEYVGEVVDPKDFRRRAKEYSKDKNKHYYFMALKSDQIIDATLKGNVSRFINHSCDPNSETQKWTVNGELRIGFFNKKFIAAGEEITFDYHFQRYGKEAQKCFCEAPNCRGWIGETPEEEKEKIEKKEKREKDMKKKKGEKKQTDYMEDEDLEEEIDKLCSGGLKNRAHTLTLSRLMVRSRELEHRTRLLRLIQSGEQPCRRLFLDYHGLRLIWSYVMDISTNDSDEAQQFRLEVLKTLNTLPIPNKTMLMDSKIYNVVEKWSRRLYFSLSGDSPEDDQGKSKSNSDELSVNYDSNEKRNSYPLTDTEKQENNIEITDIKSDNTDQNLIPELALSLLAEWSNLKEVFRIPKKERIEQMKEHEREADRGYREELEKDEKRGTSYDRHRSDRYGRNEVEKRGDRRRGRESPESEHTRTKDKRIEERSSLVPIPRMTKYERRQLFALKVAKEEEERQRRQQQESWQDHETRCLALGIDPHTTAMVDPQTGYPVFYNPSIGQWQQYPTQDGEINQQCTSVYVAGPQAVSSHTQSGMVPQSSHVLAPSISSEISPGMSSNIPSGVPPVVYTLSQTPVYNQSTTAYSLLSHCHQQYPEGQLPLSNNLVSSGTSVPLQTESLYEHIEKQSDQQFSATFRQSQLEAPPIDLPPKWKSATDSRGRTYYYHVKERISQWLPPPPDHIGVQPDSSSTSESSEESSSSNEEDEEIDEDNNEESRNEELSLNNTLIEKSLNGSKHNAPKKSAVHNISGCSGLLPEGKKRREGLVQERIISPRREEDRMDHKTHKGIKEKLRRQKERAKFKEHVEKIRRHRRSNKSKSHSRHSLNKLQLPSSDLSTMSERKIKDTFRINMANVMVHFLNPYRKNDCKQGRITNTEDFKHLARKLTHFVLAKELKHCKSVDELQCNENVKHKAKDFVRKYMSKFGAVYQKSTDED from the exons ATTAGAAGAATACATGGAATCAAAATGGCACGTAGAcgtaaaaatgaaatgaaatcatcCGTAAAAACATCACTTAAATATGTACCTGTTCGAAAATCTAGTAGACAAATAGCCAAAAAGCaattagaagaaaaaaagattaATGGAGATGTTTTACAAATATCTTACTCAAACAACTCAGAAGATAGTAAAAGTACCACAGAATACCAAACCCAAGTACTTCCAAAAAAGAATCAAAATTCTTTAAGGAAGCATAACAAGCATAAGAACATTTCTAATAGTAATGTACTTGCAATTAATGAAGAGTGTTCATATTCCACAACATCCCAGTATAAAAAAGATGCTAGTGAAAGTGATAGTCAAGATGGAATAGACATTATAGTTGATCAATCTAATAAACTTAGTCCTGAAGATGTTCAACAAGTAGTTGTTGGTAATCCGAATAAAGAAATTGTAACTGAATCCGATTCTGCTGAAATCGAAATATGGCCAGAAGATGTAATAGAAGAAACTGTAATATGCGAAGAGATGGAAGTTAAAGAAGAACTTAAGGGTAGTGGTTGCAGCTTAAAACAAAATGACAACGTAATTGTAAAAGAAGTATTAGTTGTAAACACTCCCTCTTTAGAAACAAAAAATTTTGTAGAATACACTGTGATACAAAATGAAAATGGCATGGAATCCATGTTAATAGAATCTGATTCAAGAAATACACCTAATAATGAATGTTATTGCAATACGCAAAATGACGTGTGTAATTTACATAAAACGGGGAATTCCATGCCAGCCTTATGTATAGATGTGCCAATGACTTCTAATGATAGAAATAACAAATCAACTAATTTAGAAAAATCATATACTCATAGTAAGGATATAAGTAATGATCAAGGAGACCCATATGCAAATAAAGATGCATATACAAAAAGGTTGCAAGAAACTTTATCTAAAGATGATGTGTTCTGTAAGATAGATAACAAATTAGCAGATATGCAAATTAGTGAACCTTCaaaagaaatacaaaaattagTTAATGATTTATCCAATACAGAAAACATAATGTCTCCATTACAAATTGCTGGAAACACAGAGAAGGTGATACCAATGAGTGTTGATGAAGAAAGCAGTTCCTCAATACTAGATAAAATGGAACAACTGCATCAATCAAATAACTCTGCTATATTGGTTGATATTGTAGAGAAAAGTATTACAGAGTTAAATAATGATTCTTGCAATGATAAGATGGACTGTACAAATCAGCATTTACTAAAATCAAAAGTATTATCAGATAAAAAAAATGGAAATCAACGTAAAACAGTACATTTGCAACAGGTTAATGAGGAATTGTATGGTGATAGTGAAATGGATAGCAAAATTGATGGGGAAGATACAAAACTATCTAGTAGCAGTGATAATAGTAATGATACACTATTATCTATGAGTAACTGTAAATTAACAGAATTTGAtacaaaatgtaataataattcaaATGATATCGATAAAAAGGTTGAGTTTAGAAGCAGAAGTGGTAGCACTGACACAACAGGTTCAGAAAGTGGATCAAATAGTTCTGGTGTAAGGAGGAGTAGTAGAATTAGGTCAATTGGTTTAATGAAACAAAG ATCACGAGGACGTGGTTTAGTTATGAAACCTAATGTAGATATTTCAAAAACTAGTGTTCAACAGGAACGAGAAAAAGTAGCTAATAATGTTGTTTCAATTGCTCAAGAAATGAAAATGGATAATATATCTGAATCACAATTAGATAAAGAAACTAATATCAGTAAGACAGTAAATACATTTGAGTCTCTTACATTGCTAGCAACAACTTGTAATACTACAGGCTACGATTCAGATTCCTCTAAACCTGTTAAAGTAAAATCTCGTTGGCGAAGATCAAGTGAACTCGAAATGGGTGGATCAAATACAGGGACTGTATCTACATCAGCAATTGGATCTGTATTTGGAACTATAATTGCAAATATATCTGAATCCGGATCATGTTCAACTGTTAAAACCACAAGTGGATCTTTAATAGATATTAATTCTTCAGATTCTCCATCTGGATCAGCAACAATTACAAATTTTCAATCTAATACAGAGACAGAACAAACAAAAGAGGTATCGACATCagttaacaataataatattgtGCAAATTCCAAAAACTGTAGGTGCAAGAATTTTATTACCTATGGTTCCTGAAATAAAAGACAGAGAAATGGAAGAAAGGCTAAGTCAGTTTGAATATTTGcgtgaaaatttatatttgacagaaag ATACACAAATAAGGAGACGAAGAGAATGGTATGTGATTGCTTTTTAAcagaagaagaaattgaaagaggaGAACTAGGTTGTGGAGAAGACTGTCTAAATAGACTTCTTATGATAGAGtg CGGCCCTCGATGTGTAGTAGGTGATCGTTGCACAAATAAAAGATTTCAAAACTGTGAATATGCAAAATGTGAAGTATTTAGAACAGAAAAAAAGGGGTTCGGATTACGAGCTATGGTTGACTTGTTAGC AGGAGAATTTATAATGGAATATGTAGGTGAAGTAGTTGATCCAAAAGATTTTCGACGTAGAGCAAAAGAATAttcaaaagataaaaataaacattATTATTTTATGGCATTAAAATCAGATCAAATCATAGATGCAACTCTGAAAGGAAATGTTTCTCGATTCATAAATCACAGTTGCGATCCAAATTCTGAAACTCAAAAA TGGACAGTGAATGGTGAATTGAGAATTggcttttttaataaaaaatttatagcTGCTGGTGAAGAAATTACATTTGACTATCATTTTCAACGTTATGG CAAAGAGGCACAAAAATGTTTTTGTGAAGCACCCAATTGTCGCGGTTGGATCGGTGAAACGCctgaggaagaaaaagaaaagattgaaaagaaagaaaaacgtgaGAAAGatatgaagaaaaagaaaggtgaAAAGAAACAAACTGATTATATGGAAGATGAAGAT ttGGAGGAAGAAATAGATAAACTATGCTCAGGTGGTTTGAAAAATAGAGCCCATACATTGACATTAAGTAGATTAATGGTACGTAGCAGAGAATTAGAACACAGAACACGGCTTTTACGTCTCATACAAAGCGGAGAACAGCCATGTCGAAGATTATTTTTGGATTATCATGGTTTACGTTTGATTTGGAGTTACGTTATGGATATTTCTACTAATGATTCTGATGAAGCACAACAGTTTCGACTAGAAGTTTTGAAAACCCTAAATACACTTCCGATCCCCAATAAAACAATGTTAATGgatagtaaaatttataatgtgGTAGAAAAATGGTCAAGACGATTGTATTTTTCTTTGAGTGGAGATTCTCCTGAAGATGATCAAGGAAAATCAAAATCAAATAGTGATGAATTATCAGTTAATTATGACAGTAATGAAAAAAGAAACTCTTATCCATTGACTGATACAGAAAAACaagaaaataatattgaaattacTGACATAAAATCTGATAACACAGATCAAAATCTTATTCCTGAATTAGCTTTGAGTCTTTTAGCTGAGTGGTCAAATTTAAAAGAAGTTTTTCGTATACCGAAAAAGGAAAGAATTGAACAAATGAAAGAACATGAGAGAGAAGCAGATCGCGGATACAGAGAAGAATtagaaaaagatgaaaaaagaGGAACGTCGTATGACAGGCATAGATCTGATAGATATGGGAGAAACGAAGTAGAGAAACGTGGGGATAGAAGACGAGGACGAGAATCTCCAGAATCTGAACATACTCGAACAAAAGATAAGAGAATAGAAGAAAGAAGTAGCTTAGTTCCAATTCCGCGAATGACGAAATACGAGCGCAGACAATTATTTGCTTTAAAAGTAGctaaagaggaagaagaacgaCAGCGTCGTCAACAGCAAGAATCGTGGCAAGATCATGAAACTAGATGTTTGGCATTAGGTATAGATCCTCATACCACGGCTATGGTAGACCCACAAACAGGATATCCTGTTTTTTACAATCCATCAATTGGACAATGGCAACAATATCCTACACAAG atgGAGAAATAAATCAGCAATGTACTTCAGTGTATGTAGCTGGACCACAGGCAGTATCTAGCCATACTCAATCCGGAATGGTACCGCAAAGTTCACATGTCCTAGCACCATCAATTTCTTCTGAAATATCACCTGGCATGTCGAGTAACATACCTTCAGGTGTACCTCCAGTGGTGTACACGTTAAGTCAAACGCCTGTATATAATCAAAGCACAACAGCTTATTCTTTACTGTCTCATTGTCATCAACAATACCCCGAAGGCCAATTGCCACTCTCGAATAATTTAGTTTCCAGCGGAACATCGGTTCCGCTCCAAACCGAATCTCTTTACGAACATATTGAAAAGCAATCAGACCAACAATTTTCTGCTACATTCAGACAATCGCAGCTTGAAGCACCTCCTATAGATTTACCACCCAAATGGAAGAGTGCAACTGATAGTAGAGGCAGAACATATTATTATCACGTAAAAGAACGAATATCGCAGTGGTTGCCTCCTCCGCCAGATCATATTGGAGTTCAACCAGATTCGTCATCGACTTCAGAATCTAGTGAAGAATCTAGTTCATCCaacgaagaagatgaagaaattGACGAAGACAATAACGAAGAATCGAGAAACGAAGAGTTAAGCTTAAATAACACTTTGATAGAAAAATCGTTAAATGGTTCTAAGCATAATGCACCTAAAAAAAGTGCGGTTCATAATATAAGCGGATGTTCAGGTCTTCTTCCGGAAGgcaagaaaagaagagaaggtTTAGTTCAAGAAAGAATTATTAGC cCACGTCGAGAAGAAGACCGTATGGATCACAAAACGCACAAAGGGATAAAGGAGAAATTACGACGTCAAAAAGAAAGAGCCAAGTTTAAAGAACACGTTGAAAAAATACGAAGACATCGCCGTAGTAACAAATCTAAATCGCATTCACGACAcagtttaaataaattacaactACCGTCGTCTGATTTATCCACAATGTCAGAGAGAAAGATTAAAGATACTTTTAGGATAAATATGGCGAATGTCATGGTACATTTTTTGAATCCGTATAGGAAAAACGATTGTAAACAAGGTAGAATAACAAATACGGAAGATTTTAAACATCTCGCTAGAAAG CTTACACATTTTGTACTTGCAAAAGAATTAAAACACTGTAAAAGTGTCGATGAATTACAATGTAATGAAAATGTTAAACACAAAGCTAAAGATTTTGTACGTAAGTATATGAGTAAATTTGGCGCAGTTTATCAGAAAAGCACTGATGAAGATTAG